Within the Maribacter sp. BPC-D8 genome, the region AGATAAAGGTCGACGGTAAGGTGGTAACCTCTTGGGTAAACGGTGTTGAAATGGTTTCTTTGAAAGATAGAATTATTGGTAAAGGCAAAGGTGCCATTTTATTACAAATTCATTCTGGTGGAGGTATAAAAGTAAAGTGGAAAAATATTGAAATAGAAGAGTTAGATTAATTCATATTATGAACTTTTTTAATGAGGTGCAGGTATACAGGAAAATGGTCGCTATAGCCACCAATATAACTTCCGCCTGCATAAGTCCGTAATGGGTAACCTTTATATTTTCCTTTTGGGTCCATTAAATATTCAGGAGTAAATATCCCTACTTTCCAATAACTATAACCTTCTCGGTCGGCACTTATAAGGGAAGATGTCATGTATAATTGGTCGAACAAATTCCATTTATCACGGTAAGCTAAAGAACCTCTTCCTTTTTTATAAAGTTTTTCCATTGGTCCATAGAGGCTTAAAGAGTCCAAATTCTTAGAGTTTTTTTCAACAAGTAATATTTTTTTTAAACTCGGGTCTATAGGGTCATCGTTAAAATCTCCCATACTTATAATTTTGGCACTGGTGTCTTGTCTTTGAACAGAATCTATAATCCGTTTATTCAACTTGGCAGCTTCTAATCTAAAAGGTCGACTTCTAGCCTCGCCACCACTTCTAGAAGGCCAGTGGTTTACAATAAAGTAAATCTTTTCATTATCTAATAACCCTTCTACAATAAGTTGATCTCTAGAGTAATCTCTTTTTCCTTCAAGGTTAAAAAGTAGCAATCTATGGCTATTGAAATTAACAGGAACAAAGGCACTTTTCTTATACAGTAGCGCTACGTCTATGCCACGTTCATCGGGAGATTCGTAATGTACAATTCCGTAATTGAATTTTGCTAAGTTCTTATGATGTACCAAATCTTCAAGTACACCTAAGTTTTCTACTTCGCAAACTCCTACAATATCTGGTGCTGTTTTATTATCTGTAGAGCCAATTTCAGAAATCACCTTCGACATATTTTCTAATTTGTTCAGATAACGTTCTTCAGTCCATTTATCTTTTCCTTCGGGAGTTCTATCATCATCAAAAATTAAAGTATCGTTTTTAGTATCAAATAGATTTTCTAGATTATAGAAAGCAACGGTTCTAATTTGATAAGAATCAGCTTTTTGTGCATAGGTAAGTAAAGGGGAAAAGAAACATATTAGAAGTAGTAATCGCATTGTTGAGGGTATTTTGTCTTAATTATAAGCGAGTATACGGAAAATTCACGTTAATTATTTCTTAAATAGTATCTTAATAGCTCATTAGTAAGGCCTTAAGATATAGAATGATTAAGCATACCCTCTTTTTATTACTATTTGTTAAAATATGTTTCCTAAATGCTCAAAGTGCAACAACAATTTCGGGGATAATAAAAGAAAGGGTTGCAAGTGAGGTAATTGCTAATGCAGAAGTAGTCTTAGAAGGAGAATCTACACCGATAACTACTAATGAATTAGGAGAATTTAAATTGATCACTACCAATAAAGGAGAATTCATACTCCAGATTTCTACGCCCGATTTTGATAATAAAAGAATACCCGTATTTCTTGATGACAATTCTATTGACTTAGGCATTATTTTTTTGGAAAGAGATATGACTGTAGAAAAATCTATAAATCTCATTAATATTACCGATGACGAGTTATTAGATGATGAGATAAATTCTAACGCACTTGCTTTATTACAGTCCACAAAAGATATTTTTCTAAACAGAGCGGCTTTTGATTTTGGTCAGGCATTTTTTAGGGTAAGAGGATATGATTCTCAATATGGTGAAGTGCACCTAAACGGATTGCCAATGAATAAAATGTATGACGGCCGACCACAATGGAATAATTGGGGAGGATTAAATGACGTTATCAGAAATCAACAATATGCGAATGGCTTAGAAGCATCAGATTTTACTTTTGGAGGAATTTTAGGAAACACAAATATAGATTTGCGACCATCTGGATTAAGACCAGGTACGCGATTATCTTCATCTCTCTCTAATAGAACATATAGCGGCAGATTAATGGCAACCTATAATTCTGGAGTTAAGAATGAGAAATTCGCCTATATTATTTCAGCTTCTCGTCGCTGGGCAAAAGAAGGATATATGGATGGTACTTTGTATGATTCGTATTCTGTTTACGGTTCGTTCGAGTATCTTTTAAATGAAAAGAATACAATTTCAGCCACAGCAATCGTAGCATCAAATAGAAGAGGGCGGTCTTCTGCAATCACAGAAGAAGTACAAGAAATTCAAGGAAACAGATATAATCCATATGCCGGTATTCAAGATGGTAAAATTAGAAATTCTAGAGAGCGACATATTCGCGAGCCATTGTTCTTATTCAACTATCATCATGAATCTAAAAATGTGCAAATAAATGCTGGTTTGGGCTATCAAACAGGTATGTACAAGAGAAGTCGTTTAGGGTATTATAATGCTCCGAATCCTGATCCTACATACTATCGATACTTACCTAGTTTTTATTTGAATTCCCCTATTGGTGCCAACTTCGAAAGTGCAATTCAAGCAGAAGAAGGCTTTATTGAAAATCCTCAATTAGATTGGGAAAATATATACAAGGCGAATACCAGTATAAGCCAAAACGGAGAAGCGGCTTATGTACTGTATGATGATACCATAAAAGATAATCAGATTACTGCTAGGGCTACTGCCAATATAGATATTGATAGTCATTTGAAACTTGATCTGGGTGCAACTCATAGGCAGCTAAATTCTGAAAATTTTGCCCAAATAAATGATTTGTTAGGGGCAGATTATCATCGCGATATCGATACGTTTTCAGAAACCTTAAATGATATTTCATCTGAAGTAAATAAAGGTGATGGTGCTGTTTTTAATTACAACTATAATTTAAAGGGAAGCAATAGCGATTTTTATACGCAGTTAAATGCGCATTATAATAAAGTAAAGGCGTTTGTTGCTGGTAAGTATGCTTTAGTTAATTATCAAAGAGAAGGTTTGTTTAAGAATGAACGCTTTTTAGATAATTCGTTTGGGGAGAGTGAGCAGGTAAAATTTTCGAATTGGTCGTTAAAATCAGGCGCATCTTACACAATAACTGGTAGGCATTGGGTTTCTGTAAATGCTGCGCTTATAAATAGAGCACCCGTTTTACAAAATGTATTTATAAACCCGAGGGAGAATAATGCGATAGTGCCCAATTTGCAAAGCGAAACTGTGACTAGTGTCGATGCAACTTATTTTCTTAGAATGCCAAAATTGACAGGTAGATTTACAGGGTTTTATACCCGTTTTCAAAATACAACAGATGTAAATTTCTTCTTCGTTGATTCGGGTGTTGGTTCAGATTTCGTTCAAGAAGTGCTGACTGATTTAGACAAATTACATTTAGGTATTGAACTTGGTTTAGAATACCAATTTTCTAGTGCTGTAAAACTTTCGTTAGTAGCTTCAGTGGCAAAACATGAATATGCGAGTAACCCATTTGTGACTATTAATTTTGATACCGCAGGTGCAACCGAAGATTTAATTGATATTTCTGGTTCTAAGTTTTTGGGGCAATCGGCAGTAAAAGATTATAAGTTGGCACAAGGTCCGCAGAAAGCAATTGCGGCAGGTATAGAATATAGAGATCCTAAATATTGGTGGATTAGTGCTTCTGCCAACTACCTAGCAAATAACTATGCAAATATTTCTACGATAACCAGAACTCAGAGTTTTTTAATTGACCCAGAAACCCAGTTAAGATTTCCTGATGCGACCGATGAAAACGTTCAAAAATTACTAATGCAGAAACCATTAGATAATTTCTATTTATTGAATATGGTTGGGGGTAAGTCGTGGCTTAAAAAAGGTAAATACATTAGTGTTTTTGCAAGTGTTAACAATCTTTTTGACACCACTTTTAGAACGGGTGGTTATGAGCAGAGTAGAAATGGTAATTACGGTCAGCTAAAGCAAGATAATTTTAGTGGTAATCCGTCTTTTGCACCTAAGTATTGGTATGGTTTCGGTAGAACCTATTTTTTAAATTTCGCTTTCAGTTTTTAAATCTGATACAAATAGTATGAAGATAAAAAGTAATATATTTTATTCCATGATAGTCATTGCTCTTATGCTATCCTCTTGTGTGAAAGATAAGGAATTTGATGCTCCAGATTTAGAATGTTCTGATACTGAATTTACGTTTATTAGTTTATCAGAATTAAAGAATATGTATGTTGACGAGACTATTCAGATTCAAGAAGACTTGGTTATTAAAGGTTATGTAATTTCTTCGGACAAGGACGGTAATTTTTTCAATACAATACATTTTCAAGACGAGCCAAGTAATCCATTAGGTGGAATGAAAATCGAATTAGAATTAAGAGATGCGCATTTGTTCTTTAATGTGGGCCAGCAAATAATCATAAAGTTAAAAGGCTTGTATTTGGGTGAGTCTAAAGGGATTTATAAAATTGGTGGTGTATTTACCTCTTTTGGTAACCGTAGTGTAGGTAGGCTGCCTAAAAATGTTGTTTTTGACCATGTATTGGTCTCTTGTAAAGGGAATTTGGGTATTGAGCCTACTTCAGTTGCTATTTCAGAATTAAATGCATCTATGTTGAATACATTGGTTGCTGTAACTGATGTAGAAATCACGCAAGAAGAGCTAGGGGAATCATTTGCGATTAAAGAAGAAGAAACTTTGAGAACATTAGTTGATTGTGGCGATAACGAATTGGTAATAGTAAACAGTGGTTATGCTGATTTTCAAGCTGAAATACTCCCAGATAAAATGGGAACTGCCACCGGAATATTAACTAAGGATAATAATGAATATCAATTGATCATTAGAAGTGTAGATGATCTTTCATTTAACCAAGAACGATGTGAAGATTTGATTGATGAATTTACGTCTTCTTTAATTTTTATATCTGAAATTGCTGACCCCGATAATAATGCAGGAGCCCGATTTGTGGAGCTATATAATGCATCTGAAGAAAGTCTATCATTAAAAGGATGGATGTTAGAGCGGTATACAAATGATAATATACAGGTAAGTTCAAGTATAGATTTATCTGAATATGTAATAGAAGCCAACGGACTCATAGTAATTTCACCCAATGCAGAAGAGTTTAAAAATGTTTATGGGTTTGAGCCTGATATATCCGTCGGCACAAACTCCCCGGCAGATTCTAATGGCGACGATACTATTGTGCTAGTAGACCCTTTCGGTATGATTATAGATATTTTTGGAGTTATTGGAGAAGATGGCAGTAATACCAATCACGAATTTGAAGATGGTGCTGCTGTACGTAAATTAGATGTAGTTTCTGGAAATTCGATTTTTACCGCAAGCGAATGGACTATTTACAATGATACAGGCGATGCGGGTACAATAAATCAGCCTCAAAATGCTCCGTTAGATTTTAGCCCAAGTGTGAGATAGCTTTACGCTATTTCTTTAGAATCGATTATTTTTTTAACGGCACTTTCGGTTAAAGGTTTAACAATATAATCTTTAACCAATTTGTAGTCTTTAGCCTTTTCCATGTACTTAGGGCTAATAAAAGAACTGGTAATATAAATTTGAATATGCCCTATTTTATCTTCTGGCAGTGCTTCAAATTCTTCTAAAAATGACCACCCATCTCTATTTGGCATATTTAGGTCTAGAAAGATAACGTCGGGTAGTGTTATATTTTCGACCAATAAACCAATTAAACCATCAAGAGCTTCTTGACCACCAGAATAATAAAGAATATTATCACTGAAGTTATGTTGCTTTAAAATACGCTTACTACTGACGGAAAAAAATTCGTCATCATCAATAATACAACAACTAGAAAATATACTCATTTTAAATTATTTCAAAAGTAA harbors:
- a CDS encoding endonuclease/exonuclease/phosphatase family protein; translation: MRLLLLICFFSPLLTYAQKADSYQIRTVAFYNLENLFDTKNDTLIFDDDRTPEGKDKWTEERYLNKLENMSKVISEIGSTDNKTAPDIVGVCEVENLGVLEDLVHHKNLAKFNYGIVHYESPDERGIDVALLYKKSAFVPVNFNSHRLLLFNLEGKRDYSRDQLIVEGLLDNEKIYFIVNHWPSRSGGEARSRPFRLEAAKLNKRIIDSVQRQDTSAKIISMGDFNDDPIDPSLKKILLVEKNSKNLDSLSLYGPMEKLYKKGRGSLAYRDKWNLFDQLYMTSSLISADREGYSYWKVGIFTPEYLMDPKGKYKGYPLRTYAGGSYIGGYSDHFPVYLHLIKKVHNMN
- a CDS encoding TonB-dependent receptor, whose amino-acid sequence is MIKHTLFLLLFVKICFLNAQSATTISGIIKERVASEVIANAEVVLEGESTPITTNELGEFKLITTNKGEFILQISTPDFDNKRIPVFLDDNSIDLGIIFLERDMTVEKSINLINITDDELLDDEINSNALALLQSTKDIFLNRAAFDFGQAFFRVRGYDSQYGEVHLNGLPMNKMYDGRPQWNNWGGLNDVIRNQQYANGLEASDFTFGGILGNTNIDLRPSGLRPGTRLSSSLSNRTYSGRLMATYNSGVKNEKFAYIISASRRWAKEGYMDGTLYDSYSVYGSFEYLLNEKNTISATAIVASNRRGRSSAITEEVQEIQGNRYNPYAGIQDGKIRNSRERHIREPLFLFNYHHESKNVQINAGLGYQTGMYKRSRLGYYNAPNPDPTYYRYLPSFYLNSPIGANFESAIQAEEGFIENPQLDWENIYKANTSISQNGEAAYVLYDDTIKDNQITARATANIDIDSHLKLDLGATHRQLNSENFAQINDLLGADYHRDIDTFSETLNDISSEVNKGDGAVFNYNYNLKGSNSDFYTQLNAHYNKVKAFVAGKYALVNYQREGLFKNERFLDNSFGESEQVKFSNWSLKSGASYTITGRHWVSVNAALINRAPVLQNVFINPRENNAIVPNLQSETVTSVDATYFLRMPKLTGRFTGFYTRFQNTTDVNFFFVDSGVGSDFVQEVLTDLDKLHLGIELGLEYQFSSAVKLSLVASVAKHEYASNPFVTINFDTAGATEDLIDISGSKFLGQSAVKDYKLAQGPQKAIAAGIEYRDPKYWWISASANYLANNYANISTITRTQSFLIDPETQLRFPDATDENVQKLLMQKPLDNFYLLNMVGGKSWLKKGKYISVFASVNNLFDTTFRTGGYEQSRNGNYGQLKQDNFSGNPSFAPKYWYGFGRTYFLNFAFSF
- a CDS encoding DUF5689 domain-containing protein, with the protein product MKDKEFDAPDLECSDTEFTFISLSELKNMYVDETIQIQEDLVIKGYVISSDKDGNFFNTIHFQDEPSNPLGGMKIELELRDAHLFFNVGQQIIIKLKGLYLGESKGIYKIGGVFTSFGNRSVGRLPKNVVFDHVLVSCKGNLGIEPTSVAISELNASMLNTLVAVTDVEITQEELGESFAIKEEETLRTLVDCGDNELVIVNSGYADFQAEILPDKMGTATGILTKDNNEYQLIIRSVDDLSFNQERCEDLIDEFTSSLIFISEIADPDNNAGARFVELYNASEESLSLKGWMLERYTNDNIQVSSSIDLSEYVIEANGLIVISPNAEEFKNVYGFEPDISVGTNSPADSNGDDTIVLVDPFGMIIDIFGVIGEDGSNTNHEFEDGAAVRKLDVVSGNSIFTASEWTIYNDTGDAGTINQPQNAPLDFSPSVR
- a CDS encoding response regulator, coding for MSIFSSCCIIDDDEFFSVSSKRILKQHNFSDNILYYSGGQEALDGLIGLLVENITLPDVIFLDLNMPNRDGWSFLEEFEALPEDKIGHIQIYITSSFISPKYMEKAKDYKLVKDYIVKPLTESAVKKIIDSKEIA